One window from the genome of Daphnia pulex isolate KAP4 chromosome 9, ASM2113471v1 encodes:
- the LOC124202459 gene encoding uncharacterized protein LOC124202459 — translation MSQMLILLVLIGSMSAALASFNPHGQPLFSAVTSYTFTVVTTNTTKKMSCYTTEGQVSQCRRKRGIEEKPILLNRNWPISPSAVIGIESTPVPMLPIFHQRDIGSLDFFNANPIVGSMDDSFQKYHNLFHQLSSKDKKNNVISVGNCGMSTVNFSQFLSCLGLTVQETTTLTATFTKTQTYFSGYNRMTVKNCTPAGFPYQFCP, via the exons ATGTCTCAAATGTTGattcttttggttttgattgGGTCCATGTCTGCCGCTTTGGCCAGCTTCAATCCCCACGGTCAGCCGCTCTTTTCAGCGGTGACGTCTTACACGTTTACCGTCGTGACGACGAACACCACCAAGAAGATGTCCTGCTACACCACGGAAGGCCAAGTCTCTCAATGTCGTCGTAAGCGCGGCATTGAAGAGAAGCCGATCCTTTTGAACAGAAATTGGCCAATTTCACCATCGGCGGTTATCGG GATTGAATCTACTCCGGTCCCGATGCTCCCAATCTTTCATCAGCGAGATATTGGTTCGTTGGACTTTTTCAACGCCAACCCGATCGTCGGATCGATGGACGACTCCTTCCAGAAATATCACAATCTTTTCCATCAACTTTCGTCTAAAGACAAGAAGAACAACGTCATCTCGGTCGGCAACTGCGGCATGTCGACGGTCAACTTTAGCCAGTTCCTCTCCTGCCTGGGATTGACTGTCCAGGAAACGACCACTCTGACGGCCACTTTTACGAAAACCCAGACCTATTTTTCCGGTTATAACAGAATGACTGTGAAGAATTGCACTCCGGCTGGATTCCCTTACCAATTCTGCCCTTAA
- the LOC124202402 gene encoding uncharacterized protein LOC124202402 — protein sequence MSKISILLILIGSMSSALASFNPHGQPLFSTVTSYTLEIAKVTVNKSTPCYITEGQVTQCRRKRGMEERPLILQFDNDYDAIAPSAVVKIESTAVPRSMSPMDIYRGNKLMANKVYSSFDDSFYNTQNNIRQLAIRGRNNVISVGNCGMSTVNFSEFLSCLGMTVQETTTLTATFTETSIRSTGYHTWTVMGCTPAGFPYQYCPSDSTPEVTGLIQSSTIDSIDTGSTATDPNATGSTNTADSIDTGSTTADSSEAGSTTTDSSDAGSTTIDSTDIETTTDFVSTDTSSPTTTTEQIAP from the exons aTGTCGAAAATTtcgattcttttgattttgatcgGTTCAATGTCTTCCGCTTTGGCGAGCTTCAATCCCCACGGCCAGCCGCTATTTTCCACGGTGACATCTTACACTTTGGAAATAGCGAAGGTTACGGTCAACAAGTCGACACCCTGTTACATCACGGAAGGCCAAGTGACCCAATGTCGACGGAAGCGCGGGATGGAAGAGAGGCCATTGATTCTCCAATTCGACAATGATTACGACGCCATCGCTCCATCCGCTGTTGTGAA GATTGAATCCACAGCTGTTCCTCGTTCCATGAGTCCAATGGACATTTACAGAGGAAACAAGTTAATGGCCAACAAGGTCTACAGTTCGTTCGATGATTCTTTCTACAACACCCAAAATAATATCCGGCAACTGGCGATCAGGGGCCGGAACAACGTCATCTCAGTCGGCAACTGCGGAATGTCGACCGTCAACTTTAGCGAATTCCTGTCTTGTTTGGGAATGACTGTCCAGGAAACGACCACACTGACGGCCACTTTTACCGAAACTTCAATCCGGTCCACTGGTTACCATACCTGGACTGTGATGGGCTGCACTCCGGCCGGATTCCCTTATCAATACTGCCCTAGCGACTCTACTCCTGAGGTGACCGGTCTAATCCAATCATCCACGATCGATTCTATCGACACCGGATCAACTGCGACCGATCCTAACGCCACCGGATCAACTAATACGGCCGATTCTATCGACACCGGATCAACTACGGCCGATTCTTCCGAAGCTGGATCAACTACGACAGATTCTTCCGACGCTGGATCAACTACAATCGATTCTACCGACATTGAAACAACTACCGATTTTGTTTCGACTGATACCAGTAGCCCCACTACTACGACCGAGCAAATTGCACCTTGA